The stretch of DNA GTCATCTCTGCTGATCTACTAGGTCACCAACCCTGGTCTATCATGAAGTAAATGTCTGTCATCTCTGTTGATCTACTAGGTCACCAACCCTGGTCTATCATGAAGTAAATGTCTGTCATCTCTGTTGATATCTACTAGGTCACCAACCCTGGTCTATCATGAAGTAAATGTCTGTCATCTCTGCTGATCTACTAGGTCACCAAAAATCTATCTATCATAGTCAATATTGATTTCATCTCTGCTGATCTACTAGGTCACCAACCCTGGTCTATCATGAAGTAAATGTCTGTCATCTCTGCTGATCTACTAGGTCACCAACCCTGGTCTATCATGAGGTAATGTCTGTCATCTCTGCTGATCTACTAGGTCACCAACCCTGGTCTATCATGAAGTAAATGTCTGTCATCTCTGCTGATCTACTAGGTCACCAACCCTGGTCTATCATGAAGTAAATGTCTGTCATCTCTGCTGATCTACTAGGTCACCAACCCTGGTCTATCATGAAGTAAATGTCTGTCATCTCTGCTGATCTACTAGGTCACCAACCCTGGTCTATCATGAAGTAAATGTCTGTCATCTCTGCTGATCTACTAGGTCACCAACCCTGGTCTATCATGAAGTAAATGTCTGTCATCTCTGCTGATCTACTAGGTCACCAACCCTGGTCTATCATGAAGTAAATGTCTGTCATCTCTGTTGATCTACTAGGTCACCAACCCTGGTCTATCATGAAGTAAATGTCTGTCATCTCTGTTGATCTACTAggtcaccaaccctggtcctggagagcaACAAGATGTGCTCTTCCTGAAATGTTTGGATAGGCAACATGATCGCAGGTTAGTCAGTGTCAGACATGTTTTTCACcaggctccctctctgtctccctctctgtctccctctctgtctccctctctgtctccctctctggctccctctctgtctccctctctgtctccctctctggctccctctctggctccctctctggCTCCCTGGAGCTGCTCCTCGTAGTACAGTAGTTGGTCCACTTCAAAGCCATCACTGGGCCTCTCCACCAGGCTGCTGAGGGCCTGTCTGATGCTCCCCTCATCCTCCTGCCTCTCCCTGGCTCCCTTCAGGTAGTTATACACCCTCTGGAAGACGGTTAGACCCAGCCGACGGGACACTGACCTGgaacagacacagggagagagactgggtgtCAACTCTGTCCACTAATCACACTCATCAGCCTGACATTGGCTGACATTTTGACAGTTTAAATGTTGTCCCGGTCCCATAACATGCTCTCTGTGTAGAGTGATTTGATGTGATTACAGGAGGCAGGAAATGACATTGAGCTTGTACTTCAGTGAAATATCATGCTAAACATTTGCATAGTGTGCACAGTGAGCAACCTCAAGCTAATCTTGAGCAGAACCAGGACGATTGTTGCTAAAGCAGGTGAACAGACGTATCCAGACAGAATAACAGCACTtggcatttacattttagtcatttaacagacactcttatccagaacggCTTAAAGTAGTGAGTGCATAAATTCTTTGTACGGTTCCCCCGTGGAATTTACCCACAACCCTGGGGTTGCAAGCTCCATGCTCTATCAACAGAGCCACACAATACCACAAATAGACCACTCGTGTACCCGTTAGCAACAAGAGTAGTCCATTTGTCCCTGTATGCTTTCACATAATGCATAATGGATGCTGTGAGAGATAGAGTATTACTAAACCTGTCTGTCCAATAGAATGGAAAAAGCATAGTTATTTCATCACATGGAGACATACAGTGTCACTAGCCAGTGCTAAGCTGCctaagtgtctgtgtgtgctgtcaTCAGTGGGTGTTCCGTTGCCATTGAGCTGGCAGCAGGAAAAGAGCAGGTCCATTGGGGCGGGCCTCGTGACTTTGACGAGGATGTGGGCCCAAGAAACTCCTAGTATCATATACCAAAGTCCACATCTTCCACTAGGAGACAACACAACTCCAACAGTCCAACACATCAGACACTAAATGAACCGTTTCTAATGCCCAGAACACATAGTACTGGGCTGTCATGGGACAACTGTCAAGTCTCTATTGAGATCTGTTGAGATTCACTGCAGTGTTTTCTGGAGACGTCACAGTCAGAGAAAACGGACATTTAGAAA from Oncorhynchus gorbuscha isolate QuinsamMale2020 ecotype Even-year unplaced genomic scaffold, OgorEven_v1.0 Un_scaffold_2047, whole genome shotgun sequence encodes:
- the LOC124024855 gene encoding serine/threonine-protein kinase Nek11-like, producing MMRHMEQVLEGELSVAEAVPEEGQWVPMGPPVINSTMAETRIQRMTESVSRRLGLTVFQRVYNYLKGARERQEDEGSIRQALSSLVERPSDGFEVDQLLYYEEQLQGAREGAREGAREGDREGDREGAREGDREGDREGDREGDREGAW